The Salvelinus fontinalis isolate EN_2023a chromosome 9, ASM2944872v1, whole genome shotgun sequence genome has a window encoding:
- the LOC129862593 gene encoding diacylglycerol O-acyltransferase 1-like produces the protein MSAAEPEACACSSSSLDVEEKCQYYGNSSSDPPTEPHPDMDMFCCHSVQDSLLSSDSRFTNYRGILNWIIILLILTHAHLFLDNFIQHGFLIDLRKVLEHLMEDNYNWPSVNLILAANMFAIAALLLERCLDKGTLSPSAGHCLHLGNLGLLTLFPAVIILYDTSISTGGAYFSLWTYTVLGLKLYSYQETNNWYRQGSVPSPGTDECVLHETKKYIEHLTIKDLYYFLLAPTLCYQRDFPFTPRVRINVLCKTLIEMVVLTQIIVGIVQQWIEPIFQRSENSFSNMDITTRVEHLMELVAPNHFLWLMFSFLFSHSYLNFCAELLCFGDRHFYGDWWNAKTLKCFWGNWNIPLHKWRYRHLYTPLLKKRVSQKQADLLVFLMSAALCEYVIALPLHSCRLWIFFMMIFELLVDVYLGDYFKGNYGNGLVWLCFLLGPPLAVMTYFHDHYMSHHGQHPPGLSVAECLS, from the exons ATGTCTGCAGCAGAACCTGAGGcctgtgcctgctcctcttcTTCACTTGATGTGGAAGAGAAATGTCAGTACTATGGCAATTCCAGCTCTGATCCTCCCACTGAACCACATCCAGACATGGACATGTTCTG CTGTCACAGTGTCCAGGATTCCTTACTGAGCTCTGACAGCCGCTTCACAAACTATAGAGGGATTCTCAACTGGATCATTATCCTTCTG aTCTTGACCCATGCTCACCTGTTCCTGGATAACTTTAtaca ACATGGCTTCTTGATTGACTTGAGGAAAGTCTTGGAGCACCTTATGGAGGACAATTATAACTGGCCGTCTGTCAACCTGATACTGG CTGCCAATATGTTTGCTATTGCTGCTCTTCTACTTGAGAGGTGTCTGGATAAG GGAACACTATCCCCCAGTGCAGGGCACTGTTTACACCTGGGGAACCTGGGACTACTAACACTTTTTCCTGCTGTTATCATTCTATATGATACTTCAATATCAACAG GGGGAGCATATTTCTCACTCTGGACCTACACTGTTCTTGGGCTCAAGCTTTATTCTTACCAAGAAACCAACAATTGGTATCGTCAGGGGTCTGTTCCATCTCCAG GAACAGACGAGTGTGTATTACAtgagacaaaaaaatatatagaacaCTTAACTATTAAAG ACCTTTACTACTTTCTCCTGGCGCCCACTTTATGCTACCAGCGAGACTTCCCCTTCACACCAAGGGTCCGTATCAACGTTCTTTGTAAGACGCTGATAGAAATG GTGGTCCTTACTCAAATTATTGTGGGAATTGTGCAGCAG TGGATTGAACCCATCTTCCAGAGATCAGAAAACTCCTTCTCT AATATGGACATCACTACCAGGGTGGAGCACTTGATGGAGCTTGTG GCTCCCAACCACTTCCTGTGGCTGATGTTCTCCTTCCTGTTTTCTCACTCCTACCTGAACTTCTGTGCTGAACTGTTGTGCTTTGGAGACCGCCATTTCTATGGGGATTGGTG GAATGCTAAAACactgaaatgtttttgggggaattGGAATATTCCTCTTCATAAGTGGCGCTACAG ACACTTGTATACACCACTACTGAAAAAGAGGGTGTCACAAAAGCAAGCAGATTTGCTGGTCTTCCTGATGTCAGCTGCCCTTTGCGAG TATGTCATTGCTCTGCCCTTACACAGCTGTCGTCTATGGATCTTCTTCATGATGATCTTTGAG CTCCTGGTAGATGTTTACCTTGGAGACTATTTCAAGGGTAACTATGGAAATGGGCTGGTGTGGCTGTGCTTTCTACTGGGTCCTCCCCTGGCTGTGATGACCTATTTCCATGACCACTACATGAGTCACCATGGCCAACATCCTCCTGGACTGTCCGTTGCTGAGTGTTTGTCATGA